The Cryptococcus gattii WM276 chromosome F, complete sequence genome segment ACCAAGGCGCGACTATAGTTTTTGGAGCGTGCAGCCATCCTGGCGGCGCATACGAAGATTCCAAGCTTGTCCGAGGCATGTTCAAAACCTCAATTGCCTGGTATCCACACCTTTCATCGGACCCTCAATACCCTGCACAACCCCTGCCGCGAATTGCTCGTCACCCACGATGCCCGACGACGCAGCAGCTGCAGCACCAGAGCCGGGATTGGCCCCTGCAATCACCGCGCTAGTGAGGCGAGGTCGAACAGAAAGTGAAGCACAGAGGAGACGGTATCGCGCCCGAATGAGGGACAGGAGGGACGCCAAGTCGGTTGCAGGCGCGGAGGACGGGGAAGAAGTGTCTTCATCGATAGCAAGGGATGTAGTAACAGGATCAGACTCGTCGGAGGGCGTCGGATTAGTAATGGGGAATGTCTTTATCAGCTCTAGCAAAGTCTGCGCATGTCCCAATGCCCTACAGTGTAGTTCATCAACATGCAGTCATACGGCCCAGAAAATCGTCAAAACTCACCTAgcttcttttcctttccgGCTACCAGTCTGGGTAGTTGAGGTCACTTTTGTACCCAAAAGCTTAATCCACATCTCTGCCCAGCCTTCATAATACCCTACTTCCTCCCACAGCTCCCAGGCCTTTTCCTTCCCTAATTCACGACCTTCAAAAAGACCGTGCAGGCGACCATGGGCATGTCCAGAGTCATAGCCTTCAGAGTAGAATCTGAAACGGACATATTAGGTTTGTACACGTATTAATCATGTGAAACGTACGTTGACTCGAGATTGGTAGCCTTTTCTAAAGGGTCGTCCACCATACCCATTTCCCAGTCGATATTCTCGACATGACCGTCCATGATGCTTTGCCGACCGCTGGTTAAGTTGTAAAGGTCTATGGTCTTATACGGTGTTACTTTCGAATCTAAGTCTAGCGTGGAGGTAATGCTGCCGTTGTCCAGACTGATGACGAGGAAGCCGACACGAAAAAGACGGATAGGCAACAATAGGCAATGATATGAAAGTTCGCTGTAAAATCCATTACTCAAACACAACTTTTGACGGGGTGGTTTTATGTAAGCATAACGAGTAACCTCCACCTTTCATCAATTCTGTTGATGCTGCGTGGGACCGACGGACGGATAATGAACGAAACGAAACTTCCTGGTACTAATGTATTATTCCGGGGCTCATTGACTACATGGATTATCACAACGAGCCACCCAAAATACCGACATAATTAAAGATACTATGAATGGCATATCCGTACCCCATATTTGCCGATGTAAAATGAAAGCAAATAACGAAAAATCACTCTAAATCATCAATCATGTTTAAACGGTCGCTTATTCTACGCACACTAGTAATATGTCTCAAATTCAAATCCTCGACACTAAGCAGGTATCAAAATGGACTCGCATTACGTTTGAGTGCTTAACCTTTGCGCCAACTTATGTTTGATTCCGACTTCCGCTCTACTGTTTTATGTACAAGAATAGTGAGCTACAACTATGAAAGCAACCAGCCTCAATGCGAATATACACAATCATTCCGCCCTCCTCCCAACGGCAATAGTCATCGAAACTGCCCACTAAACCAATTCTCCTATGGTTGTCGTCCTCCCATTTCTGCCTCATCCCAATGCCTCTCCTTAAAGCTGCCACACCATTTACCTGCATCAACCTCTCCAACTCAAAGTCAGGTTTGAAGGCGATATGCTCAAGCTTCCTTATGCGAGACATGGCTACGAATGTAAGTCCACGGGCAAATTCCCTGTCACCTAGGTGAAGACAAACTCTGTCAAGGGTCATGCCTTGATATTTGTGATGGTAATTGCAAAGGCCAGTTGAAGGGGTATTTGGGTGCGACTACAAGCTAGTCCCTGGCATTTCCGTTCACACTTCGCTAGGGTGATTGGAACCAGAGGTACGCCCTGTTCATTTGTGCCAGCGTGAACTGGATCAGCATAACCGGGGAACGCCATTAACACACATGAAGGTATAGCAACCCCTGGTTATGCGACTTCATCCCGGAGAATCTCGTGCACTTGTCCCATTGATCCACTGGTGAGACCCTGGGTGGGACCTTGATCGATCCAAAGGTTTCGAATAAGCATGACATGAGAGACTCTATTACATGTGGGATCACATCTTGACTCCTATTGTCCACAATTTATAATCTGGGCCCAGTCACTTTGGAGGGACTTGCGAGGTAAAAAACAAATTCTGTCGCGCATTTTCGGTAGTTCCTTCAGAACCGCATCACGCACTTTTGATACGTCATGGTGCGCCCATGGTAGACCATTCATTCTGGAAAGCTCCCATGAAAAGGTCCATGTGGTCTTGTCTCTCTTTTCCAGTTGATCTTCTGGGTAATAATTTCGTTCGACGTCATTCAATTCGGGATGGACCTGATGCAGAACCCGCAAAACATACTCCGCAGATTTCTCGACTGAGTCGGTCACTGTGCGAGGAGGATTGACTCTGTTACGAGTACCGTAGCACACCATTGGGATAATGTGAAAGGAAAAGGGTTGGTGCAGTACTTCTATTGGGAGATGTCCTCCTGCAAACGTCAAGTCGCAGTATGGAACATTTTCGCTTCGCAGTTCTAAAAACCCGTAACCGCTTTTGACAATGACTTGTTTGGGTCGACACAGGGAAACCAGTGTGAGATCAAATTCCCTCTGTAACTCGGGAGCTCTAGGAGGGCTGAGAGGGGATGCACTCAGTTCAACGGAAACAAGGTTGGGAAATGGCTCAATGCCCATGTCTCGAAGTTCTTGAAGAGCCTTTATAATCATTATGACGGCATTCTCATCGCTATATGTCAATCGTCAGCTGTTTAATTGTAACTCCACTACGGACCAACACTCACAACTTAGCTTGGGAATAATTCTCAAGGTTTAAATAGGTGATGAACCGCAAGAACCGAAGCTTTAGCTCCCTGCCAAAAGGTTTTTCCTCCGTGGAATGCGTGTTCTCAATACCAGCGAATAATTCTTGGACGCCAATCGCTTGATCTTGAGAGGTTGAAAGTCCATAATGGCCCCTCCAAGCAATCATGCGACCTTCGCACAGCATTTCTCCTGCCACCATGGCGATACTCTTTTTGACAACAGATCAGCAACATCGATCGAAAAAGCTCGGTCGTCAGCGGGACTCACCTTGCAAGTGAAGAGCAAGTTATACCTATCACTGGGATTCGTGTGCTCTATGATCACTTTTGTAATCTCATAAGGCATATCTTGAAACCTTATGGGATTCATCTTGCATTCAGCGGCTATTCCGTCATGACCATTCTCTTTATTGGATGGGTTTCCTGGGGAAGGAGTTTCCATAGATGAGACTGTCTGCAGTTGTGGTATATGCGGCAAGAGATCGGAGAGATGTAATTAATCCCTTCCATCGACGGAGACTAGTGTGCGATTTAAAATTATTGAAGGATAATACACAGCGCAGTGTACAAGACACTGGACGGGTCTCAGTATTGGTGGTGATTGCAGTGTGCAGATATGTATATCTTTCATGAATGAGATCGCCTTTTCCGCCTTTCCCGTTGTTCGCCGTTTAGTCGTGACGCTGGCGTTTTTGGCTACTGCGTCCTGACTGGCGGCGCTGACCGACTTCCCATAATATCATTTTAGACTTTCGGAATTGACCGAAATGGAGACGTAATTTTAGTTCCCGGTGGTACGTACCCCTCGTGATGACAAACTGATAATGAAAAAACCCACTTACTCATTAATCACTTCTCGTGCGATGTTCTGGGGCTTGCTACACCTGAGATAATCGCATAAACATTCAGCACTCGCTGCTCCGTCAGGTATCAATATGTCGGCTATAGTCATAACAACCGCATCATACCCGTCTGAGAGGACcgctcttcttcgctcTCACTCCTACTCCTCGTCAGACTCCGGTCGCTCTGATATCTCCACGGACAGCCCGAATCAACCTGTTCGGTCAGCACCATTGAAAGATTCCATATCTTTAAGTCGTTTTGTTATTGTCTGTATCGGTGTATGGTCGGCCAACTTTGTTTTTGCCTTTCAAAGTACCGCAATACCTACCCTGGCACCAGAAATTGGAAGCTGGTTCGAGCATGGCGAGTTATCAGCGTACCTGGGAAGTATGTTCACACTCGCAAATACAGCAGGTATGGTTCCTCACTGATTTCATTTCAACTGATGAAGAATGCTGATTTAAAATTCAAGTGATCCCTCTTTACGGAGTCTTCATGGAAACTCTAGGCCGTAAATTCGCTATGGTCACAGCCTGTCTTTTTTTCGGCGCTGGTACTATCATGTGTGCCTCGGCGGGAAACATGTACACGCTCATTGGCGCTCGTACCTTCGCAGGGGTATGTTTGACTGAAATGTAACCCGTCCTGTCGGCTAATCAAGTGTTTTTTGAGATAGTTGGGAGGCGGAGGACTTTTGACGGTCTCTAGCGTAATCGTTACGGACCTGGTACCGCTGCGAGATAGAGGGTACTATCAAGGTGGGAAAAGTCTTACTATCCAAAAACTATATCATTTCTTACAAATACGTCGCAGGTCTTATGATGATGATCTTTGGATCTGGCAGCATGCTAGGAGGACCTGTGGCTGGGTGGTTGACTGATAGGTTTGGTTGGCATTGGTCCTTTTGGATTCAAGTAGGGGTTCCGCGCCCTATACAAGTAATTCGACCGTACTAACTAGGCTATAGCTGCCTGTTATTGTGTTTTGTGGGGTGATTGTTTCGGTCTTCCTACCAGCGCCTCACATTCCTCCAACACACAgatctcttctttctgGTTTAGCATCCCTTGACTGGCTGGGTACGGCCCTCCTTATTGGCTCGGTCACAACCCTTATCTTCGGCTTTTCTTTCCACACATCATATCTTGAGCCTTGGTCTTCCCCGACTGTATGGGGAATGTTACTAGCTAGTGTCTTGAGTGCGGCAGCTTTTGTACTGGTCGAGATGAAGGTGAAGCGTCCGCTTGTACCTCTTAGAGTCTTCAAGTCAAACCACATCTCAGCAGTGATGTTGAGCGGATTTTTCCTATCTGTGTCCAACCAAGCATTTGTGAGCCTTTATATTCTCCATCCTGTTCATATCAACTGACATCTCTCACTTTTTATGCAGATGTATCAAATGTGAGAATCTATCCACGTATTGGTATCATTTTGCTCATTCCGCAATCAATTTTCAGCCCTGTATACTTTGCGGTTATAGTTAACACCTCAACAGCCCAAGCCGGCCTCATTATGTCCCTCTGTGGTGGGTTGGGCCTGGCTCTAGGCTCACTAATCGCTGGACAGTCAGTCGCATCATCTCTGTGTGGGCAAAGCTGACGTTTATTTAATAATACTGTGGTCTGCCGCAGATATATCCGAAGCGGGTATCCTTGGAGATGGTTGGGACCAATCTCCCTTGTACCTCCTGTTGTGGGGGCATTAATAGCAGCCACGTGGAAGCCAATGCTTCCTTGGTGGTCCTATTACATGACCGTTTTCCCTTGCATTTTGGGGTATTCGACGTTCCTCTGTGTACAGTTAAGTAAGTCGGTTGGGTCTACTGTCCAGTCATGCTCACCTTTAACCCCTTTATAGTCGCTTTGGTCTCCAGCGTAGATAGCAAACTTATGGTAATGAAGATTATTGTTTGAACAAGTAGGTGGAGACGCTGAATACTACGTCACAGCCGAAAGCTACCGCTCTATTATACACCACCCGTAGCTTGGGCGCTACACTTGGAGTCAGTGTGGGTGGATCTATCCAACTTGGAGCACTGGCTTCGCAGCTCAAGATACTATTTGAAGGTTTGGAAGCTCGTGATCAGGTAAGCGTTGAAGTATTTCAGGCCTGAACACCCTGACAGGAATTGCGTTGCAGATCATAAACTCTATTCTCCATTCAAAAGCAGCTATCCGACTTCTTGCCCCAAGGCTACAATCATTAGCGCTCTCTGCTTACGCCCGGTCACTTTCGACTGTTTGGCTTTTCAGCGCGGGTATTGCTGTATTGACTGTCGTGTCCTCCTTATTCATTGAAGCCAAAGAAGTTCACAAAGAAGAGCGACGAGTGATCAAAGGAACGGGAGGAGGTATTAGCGAGGGCGGCCCATTCGCAGAAGGAATTGGTCCAGCTACAATAGAAGGGGAAAGACAGTAAAGATTTACATCTGGTTTTTTAAGAAATGTTGTTGTGCGAATGAATTCAAGGTTGGATTTGATTCCACTAAATCTCGAATTGGTTTTCGTGCAAACAAAGAAGAAATAGAAAGAAAGGGGATTCAACAGGGTACCTTAAGACAAATCTTCCCCTGCCTCTATCCTCTC includes the following:
- a CDS encoding Hypothetical Protein (Similar to TIGR gene model, INSD accession AAW44265.1), which gives rise to MDGHVENIDWEMGMVDDPLEKATNLESTFYSEGYDSGHAHGRLHGLFEGRELGKEKAWELWEEVGYYEGWAEMWIKLLGTKVTSTTQTGSRKGKEARALGHAQTLLELIKTFPITNPTPSDESDPVTTSLAIDEDTSSPSSAPATDLASLLSLIRARYRLLCASLSVRPRLTSAVIAGANPGSGAAAAASSGIVGDEQFAAGVVQGIEGPMKGVDTRQLRF
- a CDS encoding Hypothetical Protein (Similar to TIGR gene model, INSD accession AAW44263.1), translated to MVAGEMLCEGRMIAWRGHYGLSTSQDQAIGVQELFAGIENTHSTEEKPFGRELKLRFLRFITYLNLENYSQAKFDENAVIMIIKALQELRDMGIEPFPNLVSVELSASPLSPPRAPELQREFDLTLVSLCRPKQVIVKSGYGFLELRSENVPYCDLTFAGGHLPIEVLHQPFSFHIIPMVCYGTRNRVNPPRTVTDSVEKSAEYVLRVLHQVHPELNDVERNYYPEDQLEKRDKTTWTFSWELSRMNGLPWAHHDVSKVRDAVLKELPKMRDRICFLPRKSLQSDWAQIINCGQ
- a CDS encoding Multidrug resistance protein fnx1, putative (Similar to TIGR gene model, INSD accession AAW44279.1); translation: MSAIVITTASYPSERTALLRSHSYSSSDSGRSDISTDSPNQPVRSAPLKDSISLSRFVIVCIGVWSANFVFAFQSTAIPTLAPEIGSWFEHGELSAYLGSMFTLANTAVIPLYGVFMETLGRKFAMVTACLFFGAGTIMCASAGNMYTLIGARTFAGLGGGGLLTVSSVIVTDLVPLRDRGYYQGLMMMIFGSGSMLGGPVAGWLTDRFGWHWSFWIQLPVIVFCGVIVSVFLPAPHIPPTHRSLLSGLASLDWLGTALLIGSVTTLIFGFSFHTSYLEPWSSPTVWGMLLASVLSAAAFVLVEMKVKRPLVPLRVFKSNHISAVMLSGFFLSVSNQAFMYQIPVYFAVIVNTSTAQAGLIMSLCGGLGLALGSLIAGQYIRSGYPWRWLGPISLVPPVVGALIAATWKPMLPWWSYYMTVFPCILGYSTFLCVQLIALVSSVDSKLMPKATALLYTTRSLGATLGVSVGGSIQLGALASQLKILFEGLEARDQIINSILHSKAAIRLLAPRLQSLALSAYARSLSTVWLFSAGIAVLTVVSSLFIEAKEVHKEERRVIKGTGGGISEGGPFAEGIGPATIEGERQ